Genomic window (Hydrogenimonas cancrithermarum):
CTTTGTCTGTGTAACGATCTCCGTAACGATCGGAGCGGAAAAATGTTTTTGCACCTCTTGCCTGCTCGCTTCGGCAATTCGCTTCTGTCCGTCATCATGATAGAAAATAGCGGAGCGGTATTGCGTACCAGTATCGGCTCCCTGTCTGTTCAGCGTCGTCGGATCGTGAATCTTCCAGAAGATATCGAGAAGCTCTCTGTAGCTAACGACATTCGGATCATACGTGATCTGCACGACTTCCGCATGTCTGGTCGATCCGGAACAGACCGCTTCATAGCTTGGATTGTCGATATGGCCACCGGTATACCCGCTTACTACATCTTCAACACCTTTGACATTTTCGAAAACTGCTTCCAGACACCAGAAGCAGCCCCCTCCAAAAGTCGCTTTTTCATAATTTTCAGACATTGTACATTCCTCTTTTGTATAGGCTGGGCTCCCAAAAAGAGCCATCAAAGTGATGATAACGGCAGTGATATTTTTCATACAATGATTGTAGTGATAAAAAGATAAAAGAGATGTTGTCCAAAGATATTAAAAAAGAACGCAAAGGCGCCGAGGCGCCTCTGGTAGATAGGTCAGTGGTGAGATTTTAGAATGAGTTTCGTCATTCTTATATTGATAACGATGAAACGTATAATCTGCCATAGAACGCAGGTTCTCAGGAACTTTACCAATCCACCTGGAATCATCGTTCCAGACTGCGGGCTATAGGGGTTGATATGTTTTACGTGTTCGTGTGCCATTTTTATCCTTTCTTATTCTGGGATGATTTTCCAGCCCGGCTTGAGCTGTGCTTTCCACATGAATGCGTAGTGGAGGAAATATTTGATCCAGTGTCCTGCGAGGCCGATCTCTCCCGTTGTATAGTCGAGATCACGTCCTACACCCGGGTATTTCTCATAATCGGGAACGACTGGATAGACCGTCATCGATACCGCTTTTCCGTTAAGCATACTGCTTCCTGCAGATGCGACGCACGCTGCACCCATTTCCGCCATACTTGCCGTATGGGTCGGTTCTTTCGCACCACTCAAGATCATGTCTTTGAGTGTTTGGGCGACCGCTTTTCCCATCATCGCCGACGGCATACCGGTTCTCGGAGGTGTCGGGTTGATCGGCGTACCGTTTGGATTTTTCATCGGTTTCGACATCAGGTGAGGGGGTGCGAACGCGATTCCCACGGCGAACATGTTTTTGTAATCCGGATTCTGCAGAGTTTTCGGCCAGTCGCTGGCTTTCCACTCTTCGTATGGCTTCGGCGTATAATCGGCATCCACCTTCATAAATCCGTTCGGTGCAAATACCTTATCGGTGATGTCGCCACCCTCTTTGTCGTAGGCTTTGAGGCCGACGCCGCCGAATGGAGGGATGAGCATGGAGAAGTCGAACTCCTGAACGTCCGTATCCCCGTCGAGGGTTTCATAATGGATCTTTCCCTCTTCGACTTTCGTAACATGTGTGCCGAGTATCCATTCCATATCGTGCTCGGCGAAGAGCGATTCGGCAAACACTTTGCTCGATGCGATGTAACCGCCACGCCTGATATGCATCCCGCCCATTCCAAAGTCACCAAGGAAGGATTCGTTGGTGAGCCAGATCAATTCCGCTTTGTCGCGTACACCAGCTGCGCGCAGTTCGTAATCGATGTTGAAGATATATTCGAACGCCGCACCCTGGCATGTACACATGCCATGCCCCGTACCGATAACGAGTGTCTGTTTCTCTCCGGCTTTCATCTTCGCGATACACTTTTGAAGCTCTTCATTCGCATGAATGGCATGGTCGGCCGTACATACTGAAACCGTGTGTCCGCCGTGCGGCCCCAGTCCTTCCGTAGCACCGAAATTGAGTTTCGGGCCTGTCGCATTGATAAGGTAATCGTAGGTTATCTCTTCCTTCTCTCCCTCTTTATCCTGTCCCGTATATTCTATCGTGACATAAGGAGATTCACTCTCCTTGCTGCCTTCCGGATGAATGGAAAGGGCTTTGGCCTGTCGATAGTCGATACCGGCTTTTTTGTAAACCGGCCCAAGATCGAAAACAACATCGTCTTTTTTCATTTTACCGACACCCACCCATATATTGGATGGAATCCAGTTCCATTTACTGTTTGGTGTAACGACGACCACTTCATGATTGCTTCCTAGCCAATCTTTCAGAAATGTAGCCGCAGTATGTCCGGATACACCGCCGCCTAAAACAACTACTCTTGCCATATTTTGTCTCCTTAAAACTGGTAGTTCATTTGATTATAATCCTTACTAATTAAATGATAACTTAAAAGCTGAAAAAAGACTCAATTTTACTTCTTAAAATGGTTTTTTTTAATAAATAATATAAATTACTGAATAGAAACTGCAAGTAAATTGATAAAGTTGATTAAAAAAAGATAGAACACACAACGGAAGCAATATCTTTGGAATTGGAATATGAAGAAAATCGTTGGAGTACAACGCTATATAGGGTATTCGGAAAGTTTCCGGAAGAGTATTTTGCAATAGTAACAATATATCAGCCGAAAGGAATAATTGAAATTGAAATAGGAGATTGTAAGATTGAACTATAATTTTGTGGTTAAATGGTTGGCGTTTTAAAAAAGTCTGAATTAATGGTTCATAAAGGATTGGTTGCGGTCAACATAAGAAAAAATGCATTGATTTAAATGAACTTAAAGAATTCTTAGAAGTTACTTTTAATCAAGATATTGACTTTAGTGATTTTGACGCTATCTTCCAAGACACCTCTGAACAAATAGTACCAATTCCAGATTAAGAGAAGGCTCTTTTTTAAGAGCTTTTCCTTTCATTAAACTAATCACCATAAATTTATTTTTAAGACATTTATTAAAAAAGGAACTAAGAACAGTTTCAATTTAGAGGGAAAAATATATTATTTTTAACTATAAACTATGTAGATTTTCCTTACTATATTTAAAATAAAAATATTATAAAATGAATGGGCAAGAAAAAGGGTTTATGCCCTCTTTCTTATATCTTCCAAAGAAACATACCAGGAATACTAGACTTGAAGTAAGAAACCTTCAAATTTAAAGCACCATTTTTAATAATAGCGTCTCGTCCGGAACCCTGAATTGCTTTAGGATTATAGTTTTTTGTTTTATAAAGGGACAAATATTTTTTCATGCTTCTACTATCATTGATAGGGAACCCCGAAAGGTTATTTGTTCCTTCATTCACAATAGCCATATATTTATAACCATTTGCTTTTCCATATCTCTTTGCAAAATCAATTGCCCTCATTGCAACAGAAACTCGCTCAGAAGGTTTCCATTTATGCAATTCAGAAGTCCTAATATTGTAAACTCTGTTTCCTTTATCAATAACCTTAAATTCACTTCCAAGATTAGAAGGAACTTTTACTCTTGTACCTGAAGCAGCACAACCTATAAAACTAATTGCAGCAAATGCAACCATTACCAACATAGTAATTTTTTTCATTTTTATATCT
Coding sequences:
- the msrA gene encoding peptide-methionine (S)-S-oxide reductase MsrA, which encodes MSENYEKATFGGGCFWCLEAVFENVKGVEDVVSGYTGGHIDNPSYEAVCSGSTRHAEVVQITYDPNVVSYRELLDIFWKIHDPTTLNRQGADTGTQYRSAIFYHDDGQKRIAEASRQEVQKHFSAPIVTEIVTQTKFWPAEAYHQDYFRNNPYHGYCQAVVAPKVEKFKHHFKEWVKP
- a CDS encoding NAD(P)/FAD-dependent oxidoreductase → MARVVVLGGGVSGHTAATFLKDWLGSNHEVVVVTPNSKWNWIPSNIWVGVGKMKKDDVVFDLGPVYKKAGIDYRQAKALSIHPEGSKESESPYVTIEYTGQDKEGEKEEITYDYLINATGPKLNFGATEGLGPHGGHTVSVCTADHAIHANEELQKCIAKMKAGEKQTLVIGTGHGMCTCQGAAFEYIFNIDYELRAAGVRDKAELIWLTNESFLGDFGMGGMHIRRGGYIASSKVFAESLFAEHDMEWILGTHVTKVEEGKIHYETLDGDTDVQEFDFSMLIPPFGGVGLKAYDKEGGDITDKVFAPNGFMKVDADYTPKPYEEWKASDWPKTLQNPDYKNMFAVGIAFAPPHLMSKPMKNPNGTPINPTPPRTGMPSAMMGKAVAQTLKDMILSGAKEPTHTASMAEMGAACVASAGSSMLNGKAVSMTVYPVVPDYEKYPGVGRDLDYTTGEIGLAGHWIKYFLHYAFMWKAQLKPGWKIIPE